From Haloplanus vescus:
CCGTGACGACCTCGCGATGGAGCATCGTACAGAGCCCCATAACGCTCTCGGCGAGGTCGAACGCCGCTGCTCGCGACCGGAGGTCGTGCTGGCTGAAGAGGATCGTCCCATCGGCCCGATCGACCCGGACCAGCCAGTCCGAGGATTGCTGGACGTGGCAGAGGACGGATTTCGAGAACTCGTAGGCGAACACGAAATGGTCGTCGTCTGTTCGGCGATGCAACCACCAGTGGTCAGGGGCGCTCTCGCTGTTGCTCTCAGAACTCATCGGTTACCCGGGACGGATGTGTCGTCCCGCACCCCTTGCGGGACGAACAACAACAACGCTCATGTCGTCGCGACTTCGTCGCCACCGTCGGCAACGTATATAGTCATAGCAAGATACTGTCCAATTACATTCGGATGGCTGTACTGGACGACCTCTCGGGATTCGAGTTCGAGGACTTGATGGAGGACGTCTTCCGGAACCTCGGCTACGAGAACGTCCGTCAGGCCGAGCGGACGGCCGACGAGGGGCGCGACGTCATCATGGAGGAGGTCGTCGATGGGACGCGACGGGCGATCATCGTCGAGTGTAAGCACACTGGGACGGTCGGCCGGCCGGTTGTCCAGAAGCTCCACTCGGCGATCGCGACGTTCGACTTCGACGGCCCCAAACGCGGAATGGTCGTCACGACTGGCCGGTTCACGAATCCTGCTCAGGAGTACGCCGACCGCCTCCAGCAGAACGACGACCCTCATCCAATCGAGTTACTCGATGGCGAGGACCTCCGGGAGATCGCCGACGAAATCGGTCTCGATCTCTACAACGGGCGCATCGAGATCCTCTGTGACGAGACGCTCCGACCGTACGACCCGGCGGCGGATGTCGACGCACCTGTCCAGGAGGCGTTCCGCGACATTGAGAACATCGAGGCCGCGGATCTGCCGGTGCCGCACTCGCAAGTGACGTTCCGACCGGTGGTTGCGATCACCGCCGACACGAACGCTGTCTTCGAGACCTCAGTCGGTGTCATCCACCGGATCAACGACCGTACACAGTTCGTTGTCCACGCTGAGCGCGGCCATCCGAAGGTGGCCGACGACGAAGTCGCGACGCTGGTCACCGAGAATTTCCACGCGACGGTTCCCCTCGATACCGGGCAGCTTACCGAGGTATTCGACGATGTCGACGAACGACGGTTCGGCCAGACCCAAACGGAGTACAAGGAGTGGGCTGTTGACCGCATCCAGGATTACCACACGACGACGGTGACCTACACCGGCGACAATAACGTCACGTACAACAAGACGTGTGAGCCCAATCTCTCGGACATCTCAGTGCAATCGATTGAGCCGGTGTATCTACCTGAGGTTCGGCAGACGACAGAGATACTGGAGTACTCGTATCCGTACGAATACTATGCTGCTGGCCCCTCACGGGTCACTCTGGAGGACGGGATTCATCGCTGCGTCCACTGCAAAACGAGCGGCGTCGACGAGACGTACACCTACTGTCCGAACTGCGGGGCGATCGCCTGCGACACCCACATCAAGACCGAACGGCTCGAAGGGGAGCCGGTCTGTACCGGCTGTGCGGTGACCGAACGGTTCGCGCTGAAGAGGAAGTACTTCTACGACGAGGAGAATCTCGACGCGTTCCGAAAGGAGTACGCCGAGATGCCGATCCACGAGAAGGCGATGGAGAACAAGCTGCTGGCTGGCGGGAGCGTGGTTGCGACGCTGCTGCTCGTCGTCGGACTCCTCGTGATCGGCGGCATCATCTAACCAGTCGCAATTTTCCGCCAGGCTGCGGGGTTAGGGTTACGAGACTCCGTACTGCTCTTTTAGTGCCATATATTCGTCCTTCTTTGGGAGGATGACTGGCAGATCATCTGTCCTGTCGAAGTCGCCCCGAAGTGGCCGATACAACGCTTTCATAATGGATTCCAGGTCGTACCACCTTGCGGTCTCGACGAGTGTCTCCTGATCGATGTTCTCCGCCTCGATCAGTAGCATCGAATAGCTGACGCGCCGGGATCCGCTATCCAGAAGGAGCGTATGGCATACGACTTCAGCAGCCGTTAGCTCCTCGTCCGGAGCATACCAGAACGGAGGCTCGCCGGCGAGGAAAAACTGTAGACCATACGCTGCAAACCGGCCCAGTCCGGTCATCTCCCAGTCCGGAGCTGCTTGGAGTGCGTCCGTATCCTCGTCGGTCTGTAGGCGAACGAGTGCTCGCTTCGGATCGCACCACGCGATCGTGGCACTGGGAGCGATTTCCCGGACTCGGGCTCGATGTTCGTGTTCTACAGTAGCCCGGACGAACGCCAACAGCGGCGAGACCTCGTCCCGGAGGGCGTACTTCGAATCGGATTGGGAGAGTAACGCTCGGTGCTTGAGCGGCGATAACGCGCTATGGACACCTTGTCGGGTGATTCCGAGTCGGTCTGCGATATCAGCGATGTGTCGTGGTCTATCGAGATACCAACACACGCGGAGTGTGGCTGGGGAGAGCAGTTCCGTCCAGTCCACGTGGCTGAACTCCGACAGCAGCGTTCGATACGCTTCGGTAACTGGATGTTCCGCGATGCGGACACGACGCTGATTGCTGGACCCACGCGTTTCTGTGAGTAATCCCGCTGCGAGCAATTCGTCGAGTACGTCGTACAGATGGTCTCGTGAATATCCGGTTTCAGCCGCCAGTTCCTCCGGTGTTGCTTTACGGCCGGTACTCAGCGTGTCAAGCACGGCGAGTCCGGCCTTCGAAATCATCTGGGTCTTTCTAAACCCTAACTATATAAATACGATTTGGGATTTTACTTGACGACTGCTTCGTCCCGGACCAGTTCTGCGAGCGCGTCCTCGAGCGACCCGTGGAATTGCCAGCTCGCCTGCTCGAAGGCCTCGTCAGTCGGGCCGTCCCAGCGGGGGAACGCGGAGTGACCGCTCACTTTGACGGTCCACTCGGTCGGATCGTCGAACGGGTTCTCCGTCGGGAGTTCGACGACGTAGAGGTACTCCTCGTCGCCATGGATGCCGTCGGCCGGATTCTCGACGCCGTGGCCCAGCAGGAACAGCGGCTGGTCGAGATGCTCCATATTGGACGGCTCAAGGAGATCCGCTGGCTGAGCCGCGTCGATCGTTCGCTCTGGGTCGCCATCCAGGTAGAGGTCGACCGTCGAGAGCTTGTCGAGGAACACGAAGGTCGCCGCCGTGTAGCCCGGGCCACGCTCTGCGCGGGTCGCATCGAGAAGCTCTTTCAGTTGTGCGAGATCCCGGAGGACGCTCCCGGGGTACCCGTCCGAATGCCGGTACACCTGCGCGACGCGGTCGGCGCTGCCATCTGTCTCACCGGTCTGTTCGACTCGTTGGACGAATCGGAGTTGGCTCCGTGTCGACATCGGTACTCGCCGGCGCGTGTGCGCCGGCACCCATCGCCGGCGCTGAAACAACACCACACAGTCGTAGCGGGATTGCAATCCGCTAAGCGAGATGTGACACCTCGTCTGGTTCCTCCACGTCGTCGAATTCACCACGCTCGACCGGCTCCCAATCCTCCCCAGGTGCTGGACTCCACCAGTCGATCTCATAGGCACCCGGTGCACCGAGGATTTTTGCCCGTGCCGAGCCGTCAGGCAGGTCGCGACGGAGCTTCTCGTCGACGTGAAGGTTCCACGTCGAGTCGGTGTCGAAGCACGCGAGCACAGCCTCCTCGTAGCCACGGTTTTCTCGGGACTCTCGGAGGACGACCTGCGTGTTACAGTTCTTGCAGAACACTCCCTCGAAGGGAATGTGGGTGAACACGTCCTGCCCGCAGACGGGGCACCAGAGGAACTCAAACAGTGCCT
This genomic window contains:
- a CDS encoding restriction endonuclease — translated: MAVLDDLSGFEFEDLMEDVFRNLGYENVRQAERTADEGRDVIMEEVVDGTRRAIIVECKHTGTVGRPVVQKLHSAIATFDFDGPKRGMVVTTGRFTNPAQEYADRLQQNDDPHPIELLDGEDLREIADEIGLDLYNGRIEILCDETLRPYDPAADVDAPVQEAFRDIENIEAADLPVPHSQVTFRPVVAITADTNAVFETSVGVIHRINDRTQFVVHAERGHPKVADDEVATLVTENFHATVPLDTGQLTEVFDDVDERRFGQTQTEYKEWAVDRIQDYHTTTVTYTGDNNVTYNKTCEPNLSDISVQSIEPVYLPEVRQTTEILEYSYPYEYYAAGPSRVTLEDGIHRCVHCKTSGVDETYTYCPNCGAIACDTHIKTERLEGEPVCTGCAVTERFALKRKYFYDEENLDAFRKEYAEMPIHEKAMENKLLAGGSVVATLLLVVGLLVIGGII
- a CDS encoding MarR family winged helix-turn-helix transcriptional regulator; this encodes MISKAGLAVLDTLSTGRKATPEELAAETGYSRDHLYDVLDELLAAGLLTETRGSSNQRRVRIAEHPVTEAYRTLLSEFSHVDWTELLSPATLRVCWYLDRPRHIADIADRLGITRQGVHSALSPLKHRALLSQSDSKYALRDEVSPLLAFVRATVEHEHRARVREIAPSATIAWCDPKRALVRLQTDEDTDALQAAPDWEMTGLGRFAAYGLQFFLAGEPPFWYAPDEELTAAEVVCHTLLLDSGSRRVSYSMLLIEAENIDQETLVETARWYDLESIMKALYRPLRGDFDRTDDLPVILPKKDEYMALKEQYGVS
- a CDS encoding DUF7567 family protein, which encodes MSLEVLDRHSEALFEFLWCPVCGQDVFTHIPFEGVFCKNCNTQVVLRESRENRGYEEAVLACFDTDSTWNLHVDEKLRRDLPDGSARAKILGAPGAYEIDWWSPAPGEDWEPVERGEFDDVEEPDEVSHLA